The Aminithiophilus ramosus genome contains a region encoding:
- a CDS encoding respiratory chain complex I subunit 1 family protein — protein MTSWLFPLAAWLAAPLLPGLIYRVKARFAGRRGTSAVQLYRDMAKLFRKGVVVSDVSCGLVRLAPLCSLGALLTASLFLPWGGMAGPLSFRGDWVFLAYLLGLSRFVTVLGALDTGSSFEGMGASREVLLALFVEPSLFLGMAALLPSSGEGTLASLFAPGQGAALGLLVASSWFVALLAENARIPVDDPKTHLELTMIHEVMILDSSGPDLALIHYAGALKLWLFSALVADLLLASLPVDGALRLGLFPLLVAATVLAVGLVESTMARLRLNQVPKLLLGAGALAVVALLLKLTGERL, from the coding sequence ATGACCTCCTGGCTCTTCCCCCTGGCGGCCTGGCTCGCCGCCCCCCTCCTGCCGGGCCTGATCTATCGCGTCAAGGCCCGCTTCGCCGGAAGGCGGGGCACATCGGCCGTCCAGCTCTACCGCGACATGGCCAAGCTCTTCCGCAAGGGCGTCGTCGTCAGCGACGTCTCCTGCGGCCTCGTCCGTCTGGCCCCCCTCTGTTCTCTGGGCGCCCTCCTGACGGCCTCTCTCTTCCTCCCCTGGGGGGGGATGGCCGGCCCCCTCTCCTTCCGGGGCGATTGGGTCTTTCTGGCCTATCTTCTGGGCCTGTCCCGCTTCGTCACCGTCCTGGGCGCCCTCGACACGGGGTCGAGCTTCGAGGGCATGGGAGCCTCCCGGGAGGTCCTCCTCGCCCTTTTCGTCGAGCCGTCCCTCTTTCTGGGAATGGCGGCCCTTCTCCCCTCCTCGGGAGAGGGGACCTTGGCCTCCCTCTTCGCCCCCGGCCAGGGCGCGGCCCTGGGGCTCCTCGTCGCCTCCTCCTGGTTCGTCGCCCTTCTGGCCGAGAACGCCCGCATCCCCGTCGACGATCCCAAGACCCATCTGGAGCTGACCATGATTCACGAGGTCATGATCCTCGACTCGAGCGGCCCCGATCTGGCCCTCATTCACTACGCCGGAGCCCTCAAGCTCTGGCTCTTCTCCGCCCTCGTGGCCGACCTTCTTCTGGCCTCGCTGCCCGTCGACGGAGCCCTGCGCCTCGGTCTCTTTCCCCTCCTCGTGGCGGCGACGGTCCTTGCCGTAGGCCTCGTCGAGTCGACGATGGCCCGGCTTCGCCTCAACCAGGTGCCCAAGCTGCTCCTCGGCGCGGGAGCCCTGGCGGTCGTGGCCCTTCTGCTCAAGCTGACGGGAGAGCGGCTGTGA
- a CDS encoding proton-conducting transporter transmembrane domain-containing protein, whose amino-acid sequence MTLLWSLILLPACAGIAAFLVGRDDARRLLWGVSALVEGLLTLLAVKAGPVRGPWIGLDEISLLFLALTVLLFLAVTAYSLGEVRNRPAPLRRQGEGLPYAVDAPEAVFTGGMLLFLASMVFVVVSRRLALQWVAIEATTLTSAPLIYYHRHRRSLEAAWKYLLVCSVGIALSLIGVFFIAAACPPDVTTLSFDGLIAAAGRLDRPRLQMAFLFILVGYGTKMGLAPLHTWLPDAHSEAPSPVSALLSGALLNCAFLGLLRVQQIAVAAGTGRFGGDLLILFGLLSLALAGVFILRQPDYKRLLAYSSVEHMGLIALGVGLGGGGVAAALFHAVNHSLVKGALFLASGNILSTFKSKGVGDVTGLGRRLPLSGALWFGGFLALVGSPPFGLFLSEWGLLKTALLQERWLVTALYLLFLSLAFVAMSGPFISMTFGEATGPIRKEPLWAVLPPSVLLVSALVLGLMPPRSLLNLLKGASAALGGTGL is encoded by the coding sequence ATGACTCTCCTCTGGTCTTTGATCCTCCTGCCCGCCTGCGCCGGAATCGCGGCCTTCCTCGTCGGCCGCGACGACGCGCGACGCCTGCTCTGGGGCGTTTCGGCCCTGGTCGAAGGCCTTCTGACCCTCCTGGCCGTCAAGGCCGGTCCCGTTCGGGGACCCTGGATCGGCCTCGACGAGATCTCCCTCCTCTTCCTGGCCCTGACGGTCCTCCTCTTCCTGGCCGTGACGGCCTACAGCCTGGGCGAGGTCCGGAACCGTCCCGCCCCTCTCCGCCGTCAGGGAGAGGGCCTCCCCTACGCCGTCGACGCTCCGGAGGCCGTCTTCACGGGAGGCATGCTGCTCTTTCTGGCCAGCATGGTCTTCGTCGTCGTCAGCCGTCGCCTGGCCCTCCAGTGGGTCGCCATCGAGGCCACCACCCTGACCAGCGCCCCGCTGATCTACTACCACCGTCACCGCCGTTCCCTCGAGGCGGCCTGGAAGTACCTCCTCGTCTGTTCCGTCGGCATCGCCCTCTCCCTCATCGGCGTCTTTTTCATCGCCGCCGCCTGTCCGCCCGACGTGACGACCCTCTCCTTCGACGGTCTCATCGCCGCCGCAGGCCGCCTCGACAGGCCGCGTCTCCAGATGGCCTTTCTTTTCATCCTCGTCGGCTACGGGACCAAGATGGGGCTGGCCCCTCTGCACACCTGGCTGCCCGACGCCCACAGCGAGGCCCCTTCGCCCGTCTCGGCCCTCCTCTCGGGGGCGCTGCTGAACTGCGCCTTCCTGGGCCTTCTCCGCGTCCAGCAGATCGCCGTCGCCGCCGGAACGGGGCGCTTCGGCGGCGACCTGCTTATCCTTTTCGGACTCCTCTCCCTGGCCCTGGCCGGCGTCTTCATCCTGCGACAGCCCGACTACAAACGCCTCCTGGCCTACTCGAGCGTCGAACACATGGGACTCATCGCCCTGGGCGTCGGCCTCGGCGGAGGCGGCGTGGCGGCCGCCCTCTTCCACGCCGTCAACCATTCTCTCGTCAAAGGGGCCCTCTTCCTCGCCTCGGGAAACATCCTCTCGACCTTCAAAAGCAAAGGAGTCGGCGACGTGACGGGGCTGGGCCGAAGGCTGCCCCTCTCGGGAGCCCTCTGGTTCGGCGGTTTCCTGGCCCTCGTCGGCTCGCCCCCCTTCGGACTCTTCCTGAGCGAATGGGGACTTCTCAAGACGGCCCTCCTCCAGGAACGCTGGCTCGTGACGGCCCTCTACCTGCTTTTCCTGAGCCTGGCCTTCGTCGCCATGTCGGGCCCCTTCATCTCCATGACCTTCGGCGAGGCGACCGGCCCGATCCGGAAGGAGCCCTTATGGGCCGTCCTTCCCCCCTCGGTCCTTCTCGTCTCGGCCCTCGTGCTGGGCCTTATGCCGCCGCGATCCCTTCTTAACCTGCTGAAGGGCGCCTCTGCCGCACTGGGAGGGACCGGACTGTGA
- a CDS encoding hydrogenase large subunit — protein sequence MTVFAPLQRSILPLDALPLSAMADFGPALTERVREGMRLSALFAVPRAEGFLLLALLSGEDALLLAGATETDGSYPSLTPALPQAHAFEREMAETWGLRPEGHPWLKPLRFCPPRNLRGGKERPLAGEADFYRVEGAEIHEVAVGPIHAGVIEPGHFRFQCHGEEVLHLEISLGYQHRGVERALVGGPDRRTMAYMETLAGDSTIAHGTAYALVAEALSDQDPSPGARRLRSAALELERMANHVGDLGALAGDVGFLPTSAYCGRLRGDLLNLTALLCGNRFGRGLVRQGGVVPLLSSQRRETLLMRLRAIVADVESAVGLLWEAPSVLARFEGVGALSAPTARDLGLVGPAARACAVSSDLRTRRPWDAFVEFPVPEALWTTGDVMGRARVRALEFSRSADFVERVLAEEIETAPPASSAPLKADHLGVSLVEGWRGEVCHAALTDGRGRLAQYKVVDPSFHNWQGLAMAMRGQAISDFPVCNKSFGLSYCGHDL from the coding sequence GTGACCGTCTTCGCGCCTCTGCAACGCTCGATTCTGCCTCTGGACGCCCTGCCCCTCTCGGCTATGGCCGATTTCGGCCCCGCCCTGACCGAACGGGTCCGGGAGGGAATGCGTCTCAGCGCCCTCTTCGCCGTCCCCCGCGCCGAAGGTTTTCTCCTCCTGGCCCTTCTCTCCGGAGAGGACGCCCTCCTCCTGGCCGGGGCGACGGAGACCGACGGGAGCTACCCCTCCCTGACGCCGGCCCTTCCCCAGGCCCATGCCTTCGAGCGGGAAATGGCCGAGACCTGGGGCCTCCGCCCCGAAGGGCATCCCTGGCTCAAGCCGCTCCGCTTCTGCCCGCCCCGGAACCTCCGGGGCGGAAAGGAAAGGCCCCTTGCGGGAGAGGCCGACTTCTACCGCGTCGAAGGGGCGGAAATCCACGAAGTGGCCGTGGGCCCCATCCACGCCGGCGTCATCGAGCCGGGCCATTTCCGGTTCCAGTGTCACGGCGAAGAGGTGCTCCATCTCGAGATCAGTCTGGGCTACCAGCACAGGGGCGTCGAAAGGGCCCTCGTCGGCGGCCCCGACCGGAGGACCATGGCCTACATGGAGACGCTGGCCGGCGACAGCACCATCGCCCACGGCACGGCCTACGCCCTCGTCGCCGAGGCCCTCTCGGACCAGGACCCCTCGCCGGGAGCCCGTCGGCTCCGCTCGGCCGCCCTCGAGCTGGAGCGTATGGCCAACCACGTCGGCGATCTGGGAGCTCTGGCCGGCGACGTGGGTTTTCTTCCCACGTCGGCCTACTGCGGCCGCCTCCGCGGCGACCTGCTCAACCTGACGGCCCTCCTCTGCGGCAACCGTTTCGGCCGAGGCCTCGTCCGGCAGGGAGGGGTGGTCCCCCTTCTTTCTTCCCAGCGGCGGGAGACGCTGCTGATGCGCCTTCGGGCCATCGTCGCCGACGTGGAGTCGGCCGTCGGCCTTCTCTGGGAGGCCCCCTCCGTCCTGGCCCGGTTCGAGGGAGTCGGAGCCCTGTCGGCCCCGACGGCCCGCGATCTCGGCCTCGTGGGACCGGCCGCACGGGCCTGCGCCGTCTCGAGCGATCTGCGAACCCGCCGCCCCTGGGACGCCTTCGTGGAATTTCCCGTCCCGGAGGCCCTCTGGACGACGGGCGACGTCATGGGACGGGCCCGCGTCCGGGCCCTGGAGTTCAGCCGGTCGGCGGACTTCGTCGAGAGGGTTCTGGCCGAAGAGATCGAGACCGCCCCTCCAGCGTCATCGGCCCCCCTGAAGGCCGACCACCTGGGGGTCTCCCTCGTCGAGGGGTGGCGGGGCGAGGTCTGCCACGCGGCCCTCACCGACGGGCGGGGGCGCCTGGCGCAGTACAAGGTCGTCGATCCCTCCTTCCACAACTGGCAGGGCCTGGCCATGGCCATGAGAGGGCAGGCCATCTCCGACTTCCCCGTCTGCAACAAGAGCTTCGGCCTCTCCTACTGCGGCCACGATCTCTAA
- the nuoB gene encoding NADH-quinone oxidoreductase subunit NuoB, translating to MLDIIRARLLQGYRTHPFPKEPPTLPEDFRGLPLLEGGCPGTCRSCIDVCPTGALSKDDGELVLDMGLCLFCGACARACARGKIAFSRDYRLARRRREDLLVRPGPARPLFETQGPSPFRHSLHLRQVSAGGCNACEADCNVLGTLTFDMERFGIFFSASPRHADGLLVTGPVTANMALALRKAYDALPRPRLVIAAGSCAVSGGLYAGHDETLRGAPSLLPVDCYIPGCPPSPWTLLDGLLRLMGGPVRNGAEG from the coding sequence ATGCTGGACATCATCAGGGCCCGCCTCCTTCAGGGGTACAGGACCCACCCCTTTCCGAAAGAGCCGCCGACCCTCCCCGAGGATTTCCGGGGACTGCCCCTCCTCGAAGGCGGCTGTCCCGGGACGTGCCGAAGCTGCATCGACGTCTGCCCGACGGGAGCCCTCTCGAAGGACGACGGAGAGTTGGTCCTCGACATGGGGCTCTGCCTCTTCTGCGGCGCCTGCGCCCGGGCCTGCGCACGAGGGAAGATCGCCTTCTCCCGCGACTATCGCCTTGCCCGCCGCCGCCGGGAGGACCTTCTCGTCCGGCCCGGCCCGGCACGCCCCCTCTTCGAGACGCAAGGTCCCTCACCCTTCCGCCACAGCCTCCACCTCCGTCAGGTCAGCGCCGGAGGCTGCAACGCCTGCGAGGCCGACTGCAACGTCCTGGGGACGCTGACGTTCGACATGGAACGCTTCGGCATCTTCTTCTCCGCCTCGCCCCGTCACGCCGACGGCCTCCTCGTCACGGGACCGGTGACGGCCAACATGGCCCTGGCCCTGAGGAAGGCCTACGACGCCCTTCCCCGGCCCCGCCTGGTCATCGCCGCCGGAAGCTGCGCCGTCTCGGGCGGACTCTACGCCGGTCACGACGAGACGCTACGGGGAGCCCCCTCGCTCCTGCCCGTCGACTGCTACATCCCCGGCTGTCCGCCCAGCCCCTGGACCCTTCTGGACGGCCTGCTGCGCCTCATGGGAGGACCCGTCCGGAACGGCGCGGAAGGCTAG
- a CDS encoding transporter substrate-binding domain-containing protein: MRASVRRTLNVFLFFLAVALAGPVPLGAGEVPLRVGTDAAYPPYVLRGPSGLAGFDVDLVEALAARLGRELVWIDRPFTNLIDALVEGEIDLIASGMSATEERARRVAFTEAYEISRSTFVVPAGWPPLCSPDDLKGRRVAVIAGTVQEVYVTTLEGLDVLSRPTTDDCFDALLSGEADATLVDRPVAVSMAGREPFVGKIALALDWEIAGSAKALALRRDDRELLEALNGALADLKAEGVLIRLRDKWMAFRL, from the coding sequence GTGAGAGCATCGGTGCGCCGTACCCTGAACGTCTTCCTTTTTTTCCTGGCCGTTGCGCTTGCCGGTCCCGTTCCTCTCGGGGCCGGAGAGGTGCCTCTGCGCGTCGGTACCGATGCCGCCTATCCTCCCTATGTCCTTCGCGGCCCCTCGGGCCTGGCCGGTTTCGACGTCGACCTCGTCGAGGCCCTGGCCGCCCGGCTGGGCAGGGAACTCGTCTGGATCGACAGGCCCTTCACGAACCTCATCGACGCCCTCGTCGAGGGCGAGATCGATCTGATCGCCTCGGGCATGAGCGCCACCGAGGAGCGGGCCCGGCGGGTGGCCTTCACCGAGGCCTACGAGATCTCGCGGAGCACCTTCGTCGTCCCTGCCGGATGGCCCCCCCTCTGTTCGCCCGACGACCTGAAGGGCCGACGCGTCGCCGTCATCGCCGGCACGGTTCAGGAGGTCTACGTCACGACCCTGGAGGGACTGGATGTCTTGAGCCGTCCGACGACGGACGACTGTTTCGATGCCCTTCTATCCGGCGAGGCCGACGCCACCCTGGTCGACCGTCCCGTGGCGGTCTCCATGGCCGGCCGCGAGCCCTTCGTGGGGAAAATCGCCCTGGCCCTGGACTGGGAGATTGCAGGATCGGCCAAGGCCCTGGCCCTGCGGCGCGACGACAGGGAACTTCTGGAGGCGCTCAACGGGGCCCTGGCCGACCTGAAGGCCGAGGGCGTCCTGATCCGTCTCCGCGACAAGTGGATGGCCTTCCGTCTCTGA
- a CDS encoding C69 family dipeptidase yields the protein MWSNRTFRRPSLALLIALSLVFLASLAWADPEASRRDGRAYGRANAEAVAESVGELLEKGRAQGIDYGSVLAEARRREALYRQVLPDKMAWIEGVAQGSGVAYDDLLILNAADRLMTGFVGECTTFIAHGTVLAEGKGSLIAKNRDLGSHTLSEVAFEEAARHDSKDVYRGAYIDIPQVEKTYRFVGSRSAGRWGYGMGINERQVLVADNDAPTRDALAFTEGLHDNDYIRLVLERAGTAREGVEILTKLTEKYGQAWNSIMFEIADPKELWVVEIAGYRWVAKKYENTYTARSNQFQITDDYDLAAEDLISFAVSQGWIDKDVKKINFRAVYGGTTLYPDDNENLKDRPATEILYNTEMRYRRAMELLGAIDGKISPETVLPLVRDHYDTYTLPSGAVLELNQIPFYSSKYADMQEWITQFPEKDTFERTIFPRAICHHAFEGITASSAILVARPGIPNELGYMLHCFMQPCNSLFIPFYVGASRVDPRFTTPEAGSLFMIISKMAFGAYESYHGAIRNLFDPYEKDLFGAMATMETEYAALIKAGKGDEARHLLDAFSDAKGAEGIDLAREAIEAVFAETAASSAWSRD from the coding sequence ATGTGGAGCAACAGAACGTTCCGCCGCCCGAGCCTCGCTCTCCTGATCGCCCTTTCCCTCGTCTTTCTGGCCTCTCTGGCCTGGGCCGATCCCGAGGCGAGCCGCCGGGACGGCAGGGCCTACGGCCGGGCCAACGCCGAGGCCGTGGCCGAAAGCGTCGGCGAGCTCCTGGAGAAGGGGCGCGCCCAGGGAATCGACTACGGCTCCGTCCTCGCCGAGGCCCGCAGACGGGAGGCCCTCTACCGCCAGGTCCTCCCCGACAAGATGGCCTGGATCGAGGGCGTCGCCCAAGGGTCAGGCGTGGCCTACGACGATCTCCTCATCCTGAACGCGGCCGACCGCCTGATGACGGGCTTCGTCGGCGAGTGCACCACCTTCATCGCCCACGGCACGGTTCTGGCCGAAGGCAAGGGGTCCCTCATCGCCAAGAACCGCGACCTCGGCTCCCACACCCTGAGCGAGGTGGCCTTCGAGGAGGCGGCCCGCCACGATTCGAAGGACGTCTATCGAGGGGCCTACATCGACATTCCCCAGGTCGAGAAGACCTACCGCTTCGTCGGCTCCCGCTCGGCCGGCCGCTGGGGCTACGGCATGGGCATCAACGAACGCCAGGTCCTCGTCGCCGACAACGACGCCCCCACCCGTGACGCCCTCGCCTTCACCGAGGGACTTCACGACAACGACTACATCCGCCTCGTCCTCGAGCGGGCCGGAACGGCCCGGGAGGGCGTCGAGATCCTCACGAAGCTGACGGAGAAGTACGGCCAGGCCTGGAACTCCATCATGTTCGAGATCGCCGACCCCAAGGAGCTCTGGGTCGTCGAGATCGCCGGCTACCGCTGGGTGGCCAAGAAGTACGAGAACACCTACACGGCCCGGTCCAACCAGTTCCAGATCACCGACGACTACGACCTGGCCGCCGAGGACCTTATCTCCTTCGCCGTCTCCCAGGGCTGGATCGACAAGGACGTGAAGAAGATCAACTTCCGCGCCGTCTACGGCGGCACGACGCTCTACCCCGACGACAACGAGAACCTCAAGGACCGCCCCGCCACGGAGATCCTCTACAACACGGAGATGCGCTACCGTCGGGCCATGGAACTTCTGGGCGCCATCGACGGCAAGATCTCGCCGGAGACGGTTCTTCCCCTCGTCCGCGACCACTACGACACCTACACCCTTCCCAGCGGTGCCGTCCTGGAGCTGAACCAGATCCCCTTCTACAGCAGCAAGTACGCCGACATGCAGGAGTGGATCACCCAGTTCCCGGAAAAGGACACCTTCGAGCGCACGATCTTCCCCCGGGCCATCTGCCACCACGCCTTCGAGGGCATCACGGCCTCGTCGGCCATCCTCGTCGCCCGTCCCGGCATCCCCAATGAACTGGGCTACATGCTCCACTGTTTCATGCAGCCCTGCAACAGCCTCTTCATCCCCTTCTACGTCGGGGCCTCCCGCGTCGATCCCCGCTTCACGACGCCCGAGGCGGGAAGCCTCTTCATGATCATCTCCAAGATGGCCTTCGGCGCCTACGAATCCTACCACGGCGCCATCCGTAACCTCTTCGATCCCTACGAGAAGGACCTCTTCGGCGCCATGGCGACGATGGAGACGGAGTATGCCGCACTGATCAAGGCAGGCAAGGGCGACGAGGCCCGCCACCTTCTCGACGCCTTCAGCGACGCCAAGGGAGCCGAGGGAATCGACCTGGCCCGCGAGGCCATCGAGGCCGTCTTCGCCGAGACGGCCGCCTCGTCGGCCTGGAGCCGCGACTGA
- the gpmA gene encoding 2,3-diphosphoglycerate-dependent phosphoglycerate mutase, which translates to MIRLVLLRHGESDWNRENRFTGWTDVDLSEKGLDEARAAGDLLRDEGYTFDIAFTSVLKRAIRTLWIALDRMDLMWLPVVRSWRLNERHYGALQGLNKADTAARYGDDQVLVWRRSYAVRPPELERSDERWPGHDRRYREIPEEDLPLTECLDDTVHRVLPFWHETIVPALRSGCRVLVVAHGNSIRALVKYLDGISDEAIVGLNIPTGIPLVYELDEELRPQRHYYLGDPEAAEAAAEAVARQGRAGA; encoded by the coding sequence ATGATCAGACTGGTGCTTCTCAGACACGGCGAAAGCGACTGGAACAGGGAGAACCGCTTCACGGGCTGGACCGACGTGGACCTGTCCGAAAAGGGCCTCGACGAGGCCCGAGCCGCAGGCGACCTTCTCAGGGACGAGGGATACACCTTCGACATCGCCTTCACCTCCGTCCTCAAGCGGGCCATCCGGACCCTCTGGATCGCCCTCGACAGGATGGATCTGATGTGGCTTCCCGTCGTGCGGAGCTGGCGCCTCAACGAGCGCCACTACGGGGCCCTCCAGGGACTCAACAAGGCCGACACGGCGGCCCGCTACGGCGACGATCAGGTCCTGGTCTGGCGTCGCAGCTACGCCGTCCGGCCTCCCGAGCTGGAGCGCTCCGACGAGCGCTGGCCCGGCCATGACCGCCGTTACAGGGAGATTCCCGAGGAGGATCTGCCCCTGACGGAGTGTCTCGACGACACGGTCCACCGCGTCCTCCCCTTCTGGCACGAGACGATCGTCCCGGCCCTTCGCTCGGGCTGCCGCGTCCTCGTCGTGGCCCACGGCAACAGCATCCGGGCTCTCGTCAAATACCTCGACGGCATTTCCGACGAGGCGATCGTGGGCCTCAACATCCCCACGGGCATCCCCCTCGTCTACGAGCTCGACGAGGAGCTGCGGCCGCAGAGACACTACTACCTCGGCGATCCCGAGGCCGCCGAGGCCGCCGCCGAGGCCGTCGCCCGCCAGGGCCGGGCCGGGGCCTGA
- a CDS encoding mechanosensitive ion channel domain-containing protein: MKRGLSLPLVLLIPALLLLSALLSAEARAFDVTTADVEALEERARSLDDAIAEAMRTDLSLEAARLGLEPSQIAERRERLEALQALYRRLSTTLSRAERLQKETQAIEEAASSGGRAFQQEPPYPLSLLDEQTEHLQGLQQQLDALRRSKALTQRALERAKTGLSDAEAFRRRLADGVRGGEPSPGLAWRISLADLAIAQNRAESFLQEKLMANTALSEKKLAIEIDLARQNRDWVAKNLVYSEEDLQSQLKAEETRKADLSRRVEEGIRLRERLEKELTQAQAVVQKAQTEDQALVASAQLQTKTLQLTYAQSDLELLQGRIDLASKAQQIWRARYAMLKGGLPSEELFAFQNSAEAWSEELDESLSALQAYQTTLSSNRESLNRDLAAANLLPKVVENLKTRETDLSAAIENNLAALSDVLRLSALNDRFVEETKQTIGAVQLAEKVTSMGRRRVVEVWQTELWTSGDHGVTVGKLLIALVLMVIGSVASRRAAQYVGDKLLTRFEMELGAAQAAKNLSFYLLILLFFLAALRVVNIPLTAFAFLGGAFAIGIGLGAQKFFSDLISGFVILMQKPFRINDMIQVDGMFATVIEVGSRYTKIRTFDNADVMMPNGYLLDNRIINWTLGDRIMRSKVTVGAGYDSDPKRVRELLLQAASEHLKVLPKPAPFVVFSDFGDSALVFDLYFWVHMDFASALVVGSDLRYRITELFRQDGISIAFPQSDVHLDVVGPLRVRLEGATGPDERD; the protein is encoded by the coding sequence ATGAAAAGAGGCCTGTCCCTCCCCCTTGTCCTTCTGATTCCGGCCCTGCTCCTCCTCTCGGCCCTCCTCTCTGCCGAGGCCAGGGCCTTCGACGTGACCACGGCCGACGTCGAGGCCCTGGAGGAGCGGGCCCGAAGTCTCGACGACGCCATCGCCGAGGCGATGCGCACCGATCTCTCCTTGGAGGCGGCCCGTCTCGGCCTGGAGCCGTCGCAGATCGCGGAGCGTCGGGAACGCCTCGAGGCCCTGCAGGCGCTCTACCGCCGGCTGTCGACGACCCTTTCCCGCGCGGAGCGGCTGCAGAAAGAGACGCAGGCCATCGAGGAGGCCGCCAGCTCCGGAGGCCGGGCGTTCCAACAGGAGCCGCCCTATCCCCTCTCTCTCCTGGACGAACAGACGGAACACCTTCAGGGCCTGCAACAGCAGCTTGACGCTCTGCGAAGGTCCAAGGCTCTGACCCAACGGGCTCTCGAACGGGCCAAGACGGGGTTGAGCGACGCCGAGGCCTTCAGGAGACGACTGGCCGACGGGGTCCGCGGCGGAGAGCCCTCTCCCGGCCTGGCCTGGCGGATCAGCCTGGCCGATCTGGCCATCGCCCAGAACCGGGCCGAAAGTTTCCTGCAGGAGAAGCTCATGGCCAATACCGCCCTGAGCGAAAAAAAGCTGGCCATCGAGATCGACTTGGCCCGTCAGAACCGCGACTGGGTCGCCAAGAACCTCGTCTACAGCGAAGAGGATCTCCAGTCCCAGCTCAAAGCTGAAGAAACCCGCAAGGCCGATCTGAGCCGCCGCGTCGAAGAGGGAATCCGCCTCCGGGAAAGGCTGGAGAAGGAGCTGACTCAGGCGCAGGCGGTCGTCCAGAAGGCACAGACGGAGGACCAGGCTCTCGTCGCCTCGGCCCAGCTGCAGACGAAGACGCTGCAACTCACCTACGCTCAGTCGGATCTGGAGTTGCTGCAAGGACGCATCGACCTGGCCTCCAAGGCCCAGCAGATCTGGAGGGCCCGGTACGCCATGCTCAAAGGAGGCCTCCCTTCGGAGGAGCTTTTCGCCTTCCAGAACAGCGCCGAGGCCTGGTCGGAGGAGCTGGACGAATCCCTGTCGGCCCTGCAGGCCTACCAGACCACTCTGTCCAGCAACAGGGAGTCGCTCAACCGCGACCTGGCCGCGGCCAACCTTCTGCCGAAAGTCGTCGAAAACCTCAAGACAAGAGAGACGGATCTCTCGGCGGCCATCGAGAACAACCTGGCCGCCCTCTCCGACGTGCTGCGTCTTTCGGCCCTCAACGACCGGTTCGTCGAGGAGACCAAACAGACGATCGGAGCCGTTCAACTCGCGGAGAAAGTGACGTCCATGGGACGCCGTCGCGTCGTCGAGGTCTGGCAGACCGAGCTCTGGACCAGCGGCGATCACGGCGTCACCGTCGGCAAGCTTCTGATCGCCCTCGTTCTCATGGTCATCGGCTCCGTCGCGAGCCGACGCGCCGCCCAATACGTGGGCGACAAGCTGCTGACGCGCTTCGAAATGGAGCTGGGAGCGGCCCAGGCCGCCAAGAACCTCTCCTTCTACCTGCTGATCCTTCTTTTTTTCCTCGCCGCCCTGAGGGTCGTCAACATTCCCCTCACGGCCTTCGCCTTCCTCGGCGGCGCCTTCGCCATCGGCATCGGCCTCGGCGCCCAGAAGTTCTTCTCCGACCTCATCAGCGGCTTCGTCATCCTCATGCAGAAGCCCTTCCGCATCAACGACATGATCCAAGTCGACGGCATGTTCGCCACCGTCATCGAAGTGGGCAGCCGCTACACCAAGATCCGCACCTTCGACAACGCCGACGTCATGATGCCCAACGGCTACCTCCTGGATAACCGGATCATCAACTGGACCTTGGGCGACCGCATCATGCGCAGCAAGGTCACCGTCGGCGCCGGCTACGACTCGGACCCCAAACGCGTCCGGGAGCTCCTTCTCCAGGCGGCATCGGAGCACCTCAAGGTGCTCCCCAAGCCGGCCCCCTTCGTCGTCTTCAGCGACTTCGGCGACAGCGCCCTCGTCTTCGACCTCTACTTCTGGGTCCATATGGATTTCGCCTCGGCCCTGGTCGTCGGCAGCGATCTCCGCTACCGCATCACCGAGCTCTTCCGCCAGGACGGGATCTCCATCGCCTTCCCCCAGAGCGACGTGCACCTCGACGTCGTCGGGCCCCTCAGGGTCCGCCTCGAAGGAGCGACCGGCCCGGACGAGAGGGACTAG